A window of Ictidomys tridecemlineatus isolate mIctTri1 chromosome 15, mIctTri1.hap1, whole genome shotgun sequence contains these coding sequences:
- the Fgf21 gene encoding fibroblast growth factor 21 has product MDWVKAKLEPLGLWVLVLAALVLGACQAYPIPDSSPLLQFGGQVRQRYLYTDDAQETEAHLEIRADGTVVGAAHQSPESLLELKALKPGVIQILGVKTSRFLCQRPDGVLYGSLHFDPEACSFREQLLEDGYNVYQSESHGLPVRLPPNSPYRDPAPPGPARFLPLPGLPPAALEPPGILGPEPPDVGSSDPLSMVGPLQGRSPSYAS; this is encoded by the exons ATGGACTGGGTCAAGGCCAAGTTGGAGCCCCTGGGACTGTGGGTCCTGGTGCTGGCTGCCCTTGTGCTGGGAGCCTGCCAGGCGTACCCCATCCCTGACTCAAGCCCCCTCCTCCAATTTGGGGGCCAAGTCCGGCAGCGGTACCTGTACACAGATGAtgcccaggagactgaggcccacCTGGAGATCAGGGCTGATGGCACCGTGGTGGGGGCTGCCCATCAAAGCCCGGAAA GTCTCTTGGAACTGAAAGCCTTGAAGCCTGGGGTCATTCAAATCTTGGGGGTCAAAACATCCAGGTTCCTGTGCCAGAGGCCAGATGGAGTGCTGTATGGATCG CTCCACTTTGACCCTGAGGCCTGCAGCTTCCGGGAGCAGCTTCTGGAGGACGGGTACAACGTTTACCAGTCAGAATCCCACGGCCTCCCCGTGCGCCTGCCCCCTAACTCACCATACCGGGACCCAGCGCCGCCAGGACCAGCCCGCTTCCTTCCACTGCCAGGCCTGCCCCCAGCAGCCCTGGAGCCGCCAGGGATCCTGGGCCCTGAGCCCCCTGATGTGGGCTCCTCCGACCCACTCAGCATGGTGGGGCCTTTGCAGGGCCGAAGCCCCAGTTACGCTTCCTGA
- the Fut1 gene encoding galactoside alpha-(1,2)-fucosyltransferase 1 isoform X1, with the protein MGRPATARTSAMWAPSRHQLCLAFLLVCVLSAISFLHFHQDLFQYGLRLSVLCPDSHLLRAPVAIICLADKQLTQNTSSSCLQNADPVSGTWTVHPDGRLGNQMGQYAALLALAQLNGRRAFILPAMHATLAPVFRITLPVLTSEVDSRTPWRKLQLHDWMSEEYFCLKDPFLKLSGFPCSWTFFHHLREQIRREFTLHDHLRDEAQHLLSQFRLGHTGARPRTFVGVHVRRGDYLQVMPQRWKGVVGDRVYLQQAMDWFRARHEAPIFVVTSNDMKWCWENIDISRGDVVFAGDGHEGSPGKDFALLTQCNHTIMTIGTFGFWAAYLAGGDTVYLANFTLPNSEFLKVFKPEAAFLPEWVGINADLSPVQTGAGPWKPGRLLGLVSSG; encoded by the exons ATGGGTAGACCTGCCACTGCGAGGACCTCAG ccATGTGGGCCCCCAGCCGCCACCAGCTCTGCCTGGCCTTCCTGCTTGTCTGTGTCCTTTCAGCAATATCCTTTCTCCACTTCCACCAAGACCTCTTTCAATATGGCCTCCGCCTGTCGGTCCTTTGTCCAGACAGCCATTTGCTGAGAGCCCCAGTGGCCATCATCTGCCTGGCTGACAAACAGCTCACCCAAAACACCTCCTCCTCTTGTCTTCAGAATGCTGACCCCGTCTCAGGAACCTGGACTGTCCACCCAGATGGCCGGTTGGGTAACCAGATGGGGCAGTATGCGGCACTGCTTGCCCTGGCCCAGCTCAATGGCCGCCGTGCCTTCATCTTGCCAGCCATGCATGCCACCCTGGCCCCGGTGTTCCGCATCACGCTACCCGTGCTGACATCCGAGGTAGACAGTCGGACACCGTGGCGGAAGTTGCAGCTGCATGACTGGATGTCAGAGGAGTATTTCTGCTTGAAGGATCCATTTCTGAAGCTGTCTGGTTTTCCCTGCTCTTGGACATTTTTCCATCACCTTCGGGAACAAATCCGCAGGGAATTCACCCTTCATGACCATCTTCGTGATGAGGCCCAGCACTTGCTGAGTCAGTTTCGTCTGGGCCACACTGGGGCCCGGCCTCGAACCTTCGTGGGTGTCCATGTGCGCCGTGGGGACTATCTGCAGGTGATGCCCCAGCgctggaagggtgtggtgggTGACCGTGTCTATCTCCAGCAGGCTATGGACTGGTTCCGGGCCCGGCATGAAGCCCCCATCTTTGTGGTCACCAGCAATGACAtgaagtggtgctgggaaaatatTGACATCTCTCGGGGTGATGTGGTCTTTGCTGGTGATGGGCACGAGGGCTCACCAGGGAAGGACTTTGCCCTGCTCACTCAGTGCAACCACACTATCATGACCATTGGCACCTTTGGCTTCTGGGCTGCCTACCTGGCTGGTGGAGACACTGTCTACCTTGCCAACTTCACCCTGCCAAACTCAGAGTTCCTGAAGGTCTTCAAGCCTGAGGCTGCCTTCCTGCCTGAGTGGGTGGGCATTAATGCAGACTTGTCTCCAGTGCAGACAGGGGCTGGGCCTTGGAAGCCAGGGAGACTTTTGGGACTGGTCTCATCAGGCTAG
- the Fut1 gene encoding galactoside alpha-(1,2)-fucosyltransferase 1 isoform X2, giving the protein MWAPSRHQLCLAFLLVCVLSAISFLHFHQDLFQYGLRLSVLCPDSHLLRAPVAIICLADKQLTQNTSSSCLQNADPVSGTWTVHPDGRLGNQMGQYAALLALAQLNGRRAFILPAMHATLAPVFRITLPVLTSEVDSRTPWRKLQLHDWMSEEYFCLKDPFLKLSGFPCSWTFFHHLREQIRREFTLHDHLRDEAQHLLSQFRLGHTGARPRTFVGVHVRRGDYLQVMPQRWKGVVGDRVYLQQAMDWFRARHEAPIFVVTSNDMKWCWENIDISRGDVVFAGDGHEGSPGKDFALLTQCNHTIMTIGTFGFWAAYLAGGDTVYLANFTLPNSEFLKVFKPEAAFLPEWVGINADLSPVQTGAGPWKPGRLLGLVSSG; this is encoded by the coding sequence ATGTGGGCCCCCAGCCGCCACCAGCTCTGCCTGGCCTTCCTGCTTGTCTGTGTCCTTTCAGCAATATCCTTTCTCCACTTCCACCAAGACCTCTTTCAATATGGCCTCCGCCTGTCGGTCCTTTGTCCAGACAGCCATTTGCTGAGAGCCCCAGTGGCCATCATCTGCCTGGCTGACAAACAGCTCACCCAAAACACCTCCTCCTCTTGTCTTCAGAATGCTGACCCCGTCTCAGGAACCTGGACTGTCCACCCAGATGGCCGGTTGGGTAACCAGATGGGGCAGTATGCGGCACTGCTTGCCCTGGCCCAGCTCAATGGCCGCCGTGCCTTCATCTTGCCAGCCATGCATGCCACCCTGGCCCCGGTGTTCCGCATCACGCTACCCGTGCTGACATCCGAGGTAGACAGTCGGACACCGTGGCGGAAGTTGCAGCTGCATGACTGGATGTCAGAGGAGTATTTCTGCTTGAAGGATCCATTTCTGAAGCTGTCTGGTTTTCCCTGCTCTTGGACATTTTTCCATCACCTTCGGGAACAAATCCGCAGGGAATTCACCCTTCATGACCATCTTCGTGATGAGGCCCAGCACTTGCTGAGTCAGTTTCGTCTGGGCCACACTGGGGCCCGGCCTCGAACCTTCGTGGGTGTCCATGTGCGCCGTGGGGACTATCTGCAGGTGATGCCCCAGCgctggaagggtgtggtgggTGACCGTGTCTATCTCCAGCAGGCTATGGACTGGTTCCGGGCCCGGCATGAAGCCCCCATCTTTGTGGTCACCAGCAATGACAtgaagtggtgctgggaaaatatTGACATCTCTCGGGGTGATGTGGTCTTTGCTGGTGATGGGCACGAGGGCTCACCAGGGAAGGACTTTGCCCTGCTCACTCAGTGCAACCACACTATCATGACCATTGGCACCTTTGGCTTCTGGGCTGCCTACCTGGCTGGTGGAGACACTGTCTACCTTGCCAACTTCACCCTGCCAAACTCAGAGTTCCTGAAGGTCTTCAAGCCTGAGGCTGCCTTCCTGCCTGAGTGGGTGGGCATTAATGCAGACTTGTCTCCAGTGCAGACAGGGGCTGGGCCTTGGAAGCCAGGGAGACTTTTGGGACTGGTCTCATCAGGCTAG
- the LOC101977215 gene encoding izumo sperm-egg fusion protein 1, whose product MKFSRQLLVWGQRTLLEFSLLSALASMGPCFALPLAALACFLLPAGCCVMCDNRILAALKSLETDYLPKHMGPAEVNSTYAMIVRTVKGFSDLPYTKQTYMGAIGEKRYEMVITSFLKNLKNITESKTKGKQSVENLKEMLRLEKINFAFQASMFQKEDYCPNKCGAMFQSLIWCDYCSKQVQLCKKKTEECGDRVEEIHEHEALNLNCFLDWHKEAVGLTNYVFYRVWENNSETVLYSGKDPVFNRPSASVNDSGKYRCELGTIYNRPSTIIHFLVTVLPRDLEGWKPTGEFAPAKTEGGKITSVTPSPEPETTTVKHQEVKSMLKGRIYGLLICLLIILIAAIIFWLVTRKRKKTKPKSSQASIDSKSSRISRKASSKMQKK is encoded by the exons ATGAAGTTCTCC CGTCAGCTGCTGGTTTGGGGTCAGAGAACCCTCCTGGAATTTTCTCTACTGAGTGCTCTGGCTTCAATGGGGCCCTGTTTTGCGCTCCCATTGGCTGCACTGGCCTGCTTCCTGCTTCCGGCTGGCTGCTGTGTTATGTGTGACAATCGTATTCTTGCGGCTCTAAAGTCCCTGGAGACGGATTACCTGCCTAAACACATGGGTCCTGCTGAAGTGAATAGCACGTATGCTATGATAGTGCGGACCGTGAAGGGATTCTCGGATCTACCATATACTAAGCAAACCTATATGGGGGCCATTG GTGAGAAAAGATATGAAATGGTGATCACGAGTTTCCTGAAGAATCTGAAAAACATcacagaaagtaaaacaaaag GGAAGCAGAGCGTTGAGAACCTGAAAGAGATGTTGCGCCTCGAAAAGATAAACTTTGCATTCCAGGCTTCTATGTTTCAAAAAGAAG ATTATTGTCCCAACAAATGTG GCGCCATGTTTCAGTCTTTGATATGGTGCGACTACTGCAGTAAGCAGGTTCAACTTTGTAAGAAGAAGACCGAAGAATGTGGGG ATCGTGTTGAGGAGATCCATGAACACGAAGCTTTAAACTTGAACTGTTTTCTCGATTGGCACAAAGAAGCTGTTGGCCTCACGAACTACGTCTTTTACAGG GTTTGGGAGAACAATTCTGAGACCGTGCTGTACAGCGGGAAGGATCCAGTCTTTAATAGGCCCTCCGCGTCTGTGAACGATAGTGGCAAGTACCGCTGTGAGCTGGGCACTATTTACAACAGGCCTTCCACGATCATTCATTTTCTTGTCACAG TGTTACCCCGTGACCTGGAGGGCTGGAAGCCAACGGGTGAATTCGCCCCGGCTAAGACGGAGGGGGGAAAGATTACTTCCGTAACCCCGAGCCCAGAACCGGAGACCACGACTGTCAAGCACCAGGAGGTTAAGAGTATGCTGAAAGGGCGCATCTATGGCCTGCTTATCTGCTTACTTATAATCCTGATAGCAGCCATTATCTTCTG GCTAGTCACTcggaaaaggaagaaaaccaaaccaaagtcCTCACAGGCCAGCATTGATAGTAAAAGTTCTAGGATATCCAGGAAAGCGTCTTCAAAAatgcagaagaaataa
- the LOC101976942 gene encoding izumo sperm-egg fusion protein 1: MFQTLIWCQHCEQKVHTCRKPINCGDHHVEIHQSEELNLDCLLTWHHISEGLTDYKFYRVWENNSETLLYKGKESTLKKPSVTEADEGKYRCELDTVMSGPSTIISYHVTVLPPKIRHEKHKEKLEDTEGSPFDVNSESPTESTATSAHLEPITSLQRSQAQSMLQGRLFGLLICFLILLVAALLLRLIYWRRSRQKQCSQRSLANTASKTSSVKTTKSATSKGVENTSSKTSRTTTSK, translated from the exons ATGTTTCAGACTCTGATATGGTGCCAGCACTGTGAGCAAAAGGTTCACACTTGCCGGAAGCCCATAAACTGTGGGG ATCACCATGTGGAGATCCATCAATCGGAAGAACTGAACTTGGACTGTCTGCTCACTTGGCACCATATTTCTGAAGGCCTCACAGACTACAAATTTTACAGG GTTTGGGAGAACAATTCTGAGACCTTGCTGTACAAGGGGAAGGAATCAACTCTGAAGAAGCCAAGTGTGACTGAAGCGGATGAAGGCAAATATCGCTGTGAGCTGGACACAGTGATGTCAGGCCCATCTACTATCATTTCATATCATGTCACAG TGCTGCCCCCTAAAATCCGCCATGAGAAACATAAAGAAAAGCTTGAAGACACTGAGGGGAGCCCGTTTGATGTGAACTCAGAAAGCCCCACAGAAAGTACAGCAACGTCAGCCCACCTGGAGCCCATCACGTCCCTCCAGCGGTCGCAGGCCCAGAGTATGCTGCAAGGCCGCCTCTTTGGGCTGCTGATCTGCTTCTTAATACTTCTGGTAGCAGCCCTTCTTCTCAG GCTAATTTACTGGCGAAGATCCAGACAGAAACAGTGCTCACAACGCAGCCTTGCAAATACAGCTTCTAAGACGTCATCTGTTAAGACAACAAAGTCAGCGACCTCGAAGGGAGTTGAAAATACATCATCTAAGACATCAAGGACAACGACctcaaagtga